The genome window TTCTTAAAGTTACAAGAgaagtttctttatttgtttggaGGAGGATGGACTGGCTCGTTTGGAAAATTCTCCAACGACTAGTGCCACTTTTCACTACATACCACATTTATTTATCGGTTACAGACAATAGCCTTCTTGAATAATTTGCTCAATAGCAGCTTTAATACTATAGGTAACATGATGAATAGTCTGGCAAGAAGGTATCAATTAATTtagttttctatgtatttttggaTGCTGCCTAACCAAGTTTCGGGTTCTAGTTAGCAGTAGTATATCAgtcatattatttataatattttcatcctcattatatttttctatatactgtGCTGTGTGGACTTTAGCAGTGTATATACTTTGTTTCAGCTGAATACAATCTTTTACTCTGTGGTTCCCTCCTCAATTTCGGCATAAAAGTTCGCTTGAACATCTCTgtcttttagttttgtatttcaaGGTATCTGTTATAGACACGAAAGCATTTACTGGCTACGTAGAGCTTGTCATCTCATACTCCATGGTCCGTTCCTAAGGTCGGATTTTGATTTTACAGTTGCTGCCTTCTTGaagttactttcattttttagcGGACCTCTagccaaataaattttaaaaattctcgcCGTGGTTCTGGAATGCGGGCTTTCCGTTGACGTGTTTGCCCGTATTTAAAGCATCCGCAAGTACTGTATTTGGCCTTTGTTTGGCAATTAATGGCCATCGTTAACTCGTTACTAGTTAAATATGCCGTAAGTCATTTAGTATGTTTCTTTTGAAGTTCAGATGGGCACCATTAACaaggtttatattttatactatggGAAGAAAATGTTGCATTGCCTTTTGCTCAACTTGTGCTTGATTTTTCGCCGCTTCCTTCTTCTTCTAGGTCGGTATCTGtttggtttcattttctttcgccTTCTATCCATAGGTACGTCACTGTGCATTTTAAAAACTTGCTTTGACAGTTATCCATCGAGTTACTCTTTATAAGgatcgtttatttttttcattaacttcatgCTGTGTAGAATTAATGTATTTACTTTCCTTAGAAATCTTTGTATtgtgtaattttataattacattagGTACACAGCGCTCGCATCATTTGCGCGTTTCCCTGTCTTCTGTTGGCTTGTCATAACCAAATTTTCGGTAAAAATCAAACAAGTGTTGAAGTCCACAATGCTCTTTCCGAAACATATTTCATCATCTTTTTTAGCTTGTCTTAGTTTTGTAAAGTTTCCTTTCGAGAAGACATGTTTAACCTTTGCATCATTTTGATTAAATTGTTTATGCATTCTTTTTTATGGCCTACAACTGTTTTTCTTCCATGTAAAAGATGGCCTGTTATCAATAATTTGTTTGTGCATTTCATATTCATCTGTTACTTTTACTAATAAATTTGTGTTCCCTCTAACTGTAGTTTTATCTTTCTGGTTTTAGCAACCGTTGTTTTATTAACATTACATCTGATAGTATAATTAATTTACCATCCGCAAagtattacaaattatatatatatatatatatatatatatatatatatatatatatatatatatatatatatatatattatttacatatactgtatattgcaaaATACTCAGTATAAGATTAAAAATTCACGTTTAAAGGAATGTTTTAGAATGTACGAGCATTACAAAGTTGCAAGGTATTCTTGCCAAAGACAAAATGTTATACagatatacttttaaatatataaaagatcatCTATTCACATCAAGAGGACACACAttggcatatataaaaatataagatatttgcACGTGAGTACGAGAACGACTGGTCCCGCCAGTCTAACTAGAATCATTAAGTTCTTCAGAGGCCTCATTGGAAGCAACATTTATGAGAGGTCTCCTGGATGTCCGGGTACTGAAGATTTCTTGCAACTGGTGGAGGGACCGACCTCGGCTCTCTGGTAAGAACACGAAGGTAAAGATGCTTGTTAAGAAATTGGCACCGGCAAATACCATGAAACTCCCACCTACGCCCAATGTTGCCATTAATTCTGGAAGCAGGAGTCCTACAAAGAACTGGGAAGCACAAAAGCTAAATGTGCATATGGAAGCCCCGATGGAACGAACTGGCGTGGGTATCAGTTCTCCCAGCAAGATCCATGGTATGGGTCCCACTCCAAGGCCGTAAGCCAGAACGAAGATCAGTACCGCTACTAGCGGCACCCAGTCAGTGCCTGGAATGTCAGCGAGGAGGAAGGCCCCACCAGTTGTTTGTGCAATACCGCAAACTAGGAAAGTACCAAACAGAAACGGCCTTCGGCCAAGTTTGTCGACAAGGATGGAAGATGTGGCTGTAGCGAGCAGGCGTACAATTCCCACCAGGACTGTACATGTGAACACTTCAATTTCCACGCCAGCTTTCTGGAACAGGTACACAGTGTATGAAAACACTGCCAGCTGGCCTCCAAGTTCACGCAGGATAAATATAGCTACCAGTAAGATTACTGGTTTAGCATGGTAGTCCACTCGCAGTTGCTTTATCTGAAAGAtgaaaaatttgattttgttgctgaattttacaattttacatgtacaatatatatatatatatatatatatatatatatatatatatatatatatatatatatatatatatatatatatatattatatataatacacacacacacatatatatattatatgaaatttgtttatcacaccgtgatttatatacaatcatgaagctataaatgtcgcttaatatcaaatttgcgctacctcaggagtatgtccgatggagaattatcaccgaagggaatttatataagtgataaatgaattagtaccaccgggacacgaaccctgacatggacccattaagcgactccagtagacgttaccaccgcggtGGTAATGTCTATGgagtctactggagtcgctgaatgggtccatgtcaagggttcgcgtcccggtggtactaattcatttatcacttatataaattccccttcggtgataattctccatcggagatactcccgaggtagcgtgaatttgatattaagcgacatttgtagcttcatgattatataaatatatatatatatatatatatatatatatatatatatatatatatatatatatatatatatatatatatatatatataaaccactacCCAAAAATGACCTAAGTCAAGAAAATTATAGTCATTCTTATTCCATGCAATTAACCATGAGAGAATAATACATCACTGACGAACAGCACAAGCTGAAATCACAGCGTACCTGATCCGTTACCGTCGTTTGTGGATGACTCATTATGCTCGTGCGAATGCTGGGGAGCTCATCCCTCGCCACATTTTTCCTGGGATCCCGAAGTTTCTGCAGCGCATTCTCCGCCTCTACTAACTTACCCTTTCTCACGAGCCAGAAGGGTGACTAGTAATGTGGAAATGAAGTTGTTTTTAGATCAGTTTGCTCTTCTGTTTTGTGAATCTGTCTGTTAGCATGATTATGTAAAAACTAATGAATGGGTGCTGATTAAACTTTATGGAAATAGTCATTGGGTGAATCCCTCCAATTGGACATTGGTGAATTttgactttgcttttttttttttcaaacattctacATCTGCATTGGCCTCTAACCAAAGTTTATGTTGTAGAGAGAGCTGCAAAATTTCGACAAAATCCGTTCATTCATCCtcgatatatacacacacacgaaggtGAATACAAAGAAATTCTCTATGGGTGATGGATACCCCACCATATGATTAGTTTTCGGTGCATACTATGAAGATTTGATAAATCGTCACCATTAACTTTACTGTTGTTGTCACTGGTGTGTTTTTAAGGAAAATGGAAGTTTCTTGCTGTTTCtgcaaaatatacattaattacCTTCTTGTATTTGCGAAAGAACACAGTGACAATATTATATTTgggtaactttctttttttcaaattttaattatgTAGGTATATGCTTCTTTGAAATTTGTAAAGCAGACGGaaatcaattttttgtttttgcaaactGACTTCCTACTTAAGTTTGTGTTTTAGAGCGAGCGTGTTTCAAATCTGATACTGATGACTGTTTTAGTTCAATTATTCTGTGGTAGCGTCATTCCATATTGAAGTACTTCATCCAAAAATTGTTGATATAATAATACCACTATTCTTACTTAGTAATGATTCCTAattaaaccataaaaatatatatttgtcaaatgACGCCCCAATAACTTTAGCCTTTTCCTCACCTCAGGTATGACAAGGGAGAGGCAGAAGAGTGGCAGGAAAGGCACGGCGCAAAGTCCTGTGACGATCTGCCAGGGCAGGACGTACGACAGAACGTAGACCACTAGGACCCCGGACGACACAACCAACTCAGGCAGGCAACTAAGCATCCCACGAAGGTGTGGCTCGACGAGCTCCGCCATCAGAGGATTGGTGAGGGTGGTGAAGACGCTGGCGACGAATCCCCCGCCCAGGCGCCCGGCGTAGAAGATGGCCAGGTTGGGGGCGAAGCACTGGAGGAGCCAGAAGCCCGACGCAGGCATCAGGAACAGAGAGAGCAGGAGTCGTGGGCCTACCCATTCCATCATGGATCCTGCCAGAACATTGGTGACCATGCCCACGAAACTCGTGCATGACACTAGGGAgcgagagagatgagaaagaagTCAAAATAGGGAGTTCACCTccttccttcattattatttaacccATGACACAAATGAGTAATTTTGCCTTTCTTTGAAATTGTGcaatcatatatttatgtacttgaCCTACCTTTTGTAAGCCATTTACGTAGAATTATGAAAATGGTAGCATAAAGCATTGTTCCTTCGCTATTGCCAACAAAAAGAATCTCACCTATCCACTTCACATCATCATCAGTGACATTGAATGCAGCGGAGGTGTCATTTTGCAGGTCTGGTAACACTGCAGGCCATCCAGTGACTAGCCCTGCTTGAACCATACCAGCCGATACTATGAAGCCGCATAGTACCTGCATTGATTAAAATTGattagaattatatattaaattacgtTCATCAAGAATAGAGGAGATAACAATTAAGAATTTGATAGAAGTGAGAGTTAGGTCATTTTAGTGAATAATAACTTGCAACCCGCCGGAGTCATTTttctaaacaatataaaaattttaccaaaagaaaagaatatggagagaataattataagattaatatatatatatatatatatatatatatatatatatatatatatatatatatatatataatgtatatgtatgtatatgtatatatgtatatatatacatacatatatcttatatatatatatatatatatatatatatatatatatatatatatatatatatatatatagactttgtTAGGTATAAACAGCAGCCCACAAATAGACATCCTTAGGCACAGCGACCCAACACTTCCTTTTCTGATGTACGTGACAGGTAATACAATCTGAGAATCATAGCTAACAATAACGTGAAGCAACATCCTTTGTGTGTCATTCTAATAAGCGTTTACAGGAAAAAGCAGATTATCTTCTCGCGACTTTGCAGGAGGGAGGTGAAGAAGATAACGTGAGGGAGGAAGAACCTAAGGTGAGGCACCACTGAGGTCTGATCGGTCATTATATAAAGAGATTACGTCACTAGTGGTTTGTCTTCCcgttcttttcattcttcttcagtCATGTGACAGGAGAGGAAGTAACCTGTCTCGTGAGTCAGAGTTCAAGGAAAGAAGACGCATCAAAACAAACGCAAAACTCCCTTCGAATCGAGATCCGTGACTCACATTTCTGGGTCAAGATGACCATGATAACTTCAATAGGAATTGTCTACTCATTCCGTCGAGTCGTTCCGCATTTGTCTGGGTTGTCAAGGAAGAGCAGTTACCGAATGTGACTAATAATAGTAACCATAGGGCATCAATTTATAATCATCtgctaaaattagattaaaaatgtCTCCTTTCACTAGAAAGACAGCCATTATCCAGAGGATTCCTAACAACTGAAAACAGAAGAAggtataccattttttttattgactcttCATATAACGAGCAGCATATTGAAAGATACTTAtagcaaaataaacaatatgtgatcagatgTTGATGGCGTTCTTGCGGATTTCCAGATGTCACTCTTGTCGCGTTTCTCGTTGAGCATTTTGTTGCCTTCATCATTGATCTTTCTcgttcttttaaatatatttcgaGAAGTTGAATGTGAGTTAGCTGATACACAGCGTGACAATACGATACGTAGAACCTTGCTTCAAACAATACGAAGATATGAGTGCAACagctttgaaaaggaataatggagtTAGTTTTAGGTTACTTTAAGTCTGTAACAGAAAACCTCACCTTGATTGTCTGATATGCCACGAACCACCGTTcagaatgaattattttctttttggagtTGGCTAGTACATTAGTCAAAAGTAAGGTTACTTTGTCtaaaattagtaaacaaaattcGTCCTTTCTTGAAAATATACAGCTTTATGGCTTCCAAGACAGGAAGGCCGGTAATACTAGTCGAGGAGTACTTACTAGCTGACATGTAACTCAAACAGCTTATTTTCCAGATCAACTATAAGTTTCATTCTACTCACTGACTATGTAGATCTCCGCTTCTGAATGACAGTTTCGATAGAAAACTATAACAGTGTAGACAATAGTGGAATCTTTATATGAACTGTGCAGCAGGAAGCAACCGTGCTGGTTAATGTCATTCTGTTGTAATTGTTCTAAGATTTTCTTCAACCTATGAAACAAAGGCAAACAATTATTCAATTTTTGTCCTATTTCTTGGGTGTATGAATTTTTTAGAGGACAATAACGTGACTAAATGCTAATGAGAGCATCTTTAGCAAAGAACGCCTGGAATGATGATAATTACGATTTAACTGGGTCTGTTCTTGGAATGTGAAGTTGCACTTAAATCGTAGTATAGAACCTCTTACAAAGTACGTGAAACCACACATTATAATTTGGTGGCATCAACAAGCAAAGGGTTTTTATTAAATTGCAGAGGGTAAAAACAGCCTTCCTCCAAGAGCTGGATTTGATTATCATAAGTCCTAACGAAGATTCGGAAGGCCATAAACTTTCAGCTGTCATAGTTTCTAGGTAAGAAATGCCGAACTGCTCCTTCAGTTTGACCTGTGACCTTGGAAAATTAGTCAAGGTGAAAATATGGAGATGAAAATAATCACTAACCATCAAAACGTCTACCCGCTAAGTTTCATCACAAGCAGAgcaaaataaaatgctgaaaagtAAAATATCACCTCCTACTTGACAAGTGAAGTTGAAAAGCAGGCCAAGAATAAAATCAAAGGGGAAAATTATCACTAGCCCCCATAGTAAATGCTTACCAAGTTTTATAAAAATCggagaaaaatggaaagttaCCTTCAAAGTGAACTCTTCCCTGGTAAATAAATCATGGTATAAAATACCCACAACAATACCCTAGACAAATAAGTGGTAAATCCTGAAGACCAGGGGCCTCTATCTATCCAGTTTTTCAGatcaagataaaaatacaaaacccgTGAACTTTACCTGATctatgaaattgaaaaatatgtcAGGATCGAAAACATTTTGGGAAAATCATAACCAACGCCAAAGATGCCAACTCGCCAATGTTTACTccaaattaagagaaaaatggaagaagggcAATAAGAATGTTAATAAGAAGAAACTAAAAGACTTATGTCTATATAGGGGTCCATTTCTTGTTCAAAATCCAGTTTACAAACTCGAGCACCACATAATACTAGCGACTATTTTAATCTAAATTTACCATAAAAGCCAACCATTAAAACTCAGAGGAGCAAGAATATGGCCCTCATGGTTCTTGTCGTACTTGAGGGACAATCAAGCAGATTCCATGCAAAAGCTCCCTAAGTTTAGAATCTTTAACTTATTAACACTTATGATAAAATTACGAAAAGTCTGTCAAAttgccaaacacacacactcacacacgcacgcgcacacacacacatgcacgtcACCGCAGCACTTATATCAccaaaatgtctctctctttgataattcttatatatttgaAAGCATAACAAATGCACCGCAGCTCATAGTAAGTATATGGAACACTATACGTATGGGTTATCGTATTCGCGTATGACTTTTCTTGtcaaaaaattaagaacaatCTTTAATCCCTTATGTAgtcgaaatacacacacacacacacacacacacacacacacacacacacacacacacacacacatatatatatatatatatatatatatatatatatatatatatatataatgtatgtttccAGGCTATgtggattaaaataaaaaatcaacatacCTGAACACCCTTAAAATAAACGCAAAATACACGTCCCTGTTAATacgaaaaagatatttttaaaaatcataaagttGCAAGATATACGG of Macrobrachium rosenbergii isolate ZJJX-2024 chromosome 11, ASM4041242v1, whole genome shotgun sequence contains these proteins:
- the LOC136843340 gene encoding facilitated trehalose transporter Tret1-like, whose translation is MEENSPPPRTCCSATLKQVLCGFIVSAGMVQAGLVTGWPAVLPDLQNDTSAAFNVTDDDVKWIVSCTSFVGMVTNVLAGSMMEWVGPRLLLSLFLMPASGFWLLQCFAPNLAIFYAGRLGGGFVASVFTTLTNPLMAELVEPHLRGMLSCLPELVVSSGVLVVYVLSYVLPWQIVTGLCAVPFLPLFCLSLVIPESPFWLVRKGKLVEAENALQKLRDPRKNVARDELPSIRTSIMSHPQTTVTDQIKQLRVDYHAKPVILLVAIFILRELGGQLAVFSYTVYLFQKAGVEIEVFTCTVLVGIVRLLATATSSILVDKLGRRPFLFGTFLVCGIAQTTGGAFLLADIPGTDWVPLVAVLIFVLAYGLGVGPIPWILLGELIPTPVRSIGASICTFSFCASQFFVGLLLPELMATLGVGGSFMVFAGANFLTSIFTFVFLPESRGRSLHQLQEIFSTRTSRRPLINVASNEASEELNDSS